One genomic segment of Mesotoga infera includes these proteins:
- a CDS encoding polyphosphate polymerase domain-containing protein, protein MEDIRGRHELKYYISYFDYLSLKSKIRHVMEVDRNANEDGEYEITSLYFDDIYNSAYREKISGTNNRTKYRIRIYNFSDSVIKLQKKAKSGDLTQKVSRIISRDKYEEIMKGRASFLLEERPHEFIDFYEGIKNRTLKPKVLVRYNREAYCLRAANLRITFDRNLSTCSKVDLFDSNGSFTCPESNLMILEIKYDGFFPSHIKSIVQSNARLRSSASKYVLGRKFNYLY, encoded by the coding sequence AAGGCACGAACTCAAGTATTACATAAGCTACTTTGATTATCTATCTCTCAAGAGCAAGATCAGACACGTCATGGAGGTCGATCGAAACGCTAACGAGGACGGCGAGTACGAAATAACCAGTCTGTATTTCGACGACATCTACAACTCGGCGTACAGAGAGAAGATAAGTGGCACAAACAACAGAACGAAATACAGGATAAGGATCTATAACTTCAGCGATAGCGTAATCAAGCTGCAGAAGAAGGCCAAAAGCGGGGACCTCACTCAAAAGGTGAGCCGCATCATTTCCAGGGACAAGTATGAAGAGATAATGAAAGGCCGGGCTTCCTTCCTTCTTGAGGAGAGACCGCACGAGTTCATAGACTTCTACGAAGGAATAAAGAACAGAACTCTGAAGCCAAAAGTACTGGTTCGCTACAATCGCGAGGCCTACTGTCTGAGAGCGGCCAACCTGAGAATTACCTTCGACAGAAACCTATCGACGTGCAGCAAAGTTGATCTCTTTGACAGTAACGGTTCCTTCACTTGTCCCGAAAGCAACCTAATGATACTCGAGATCAAATACGATGGATTCTTCCCCTCTCACATAAAGAGTATCGTTCAAAGCAACGCGAGGTTAAGGAGCAGTGCATCCAAATATGTACTCGGAAGAAAATTCAACTACTTATATTAG